One part of the [Pantoea] beijingensis genome encodes these proteins:
- a CDS encoding ABC transporter substrate-binding protein, whose amino-acid sequence MKNIFTGVASLLPLLVMMSAQAASPGVIRYALNQDIRSSQPGVNRDGNTDDVMLHVVEGLVGYKNDGTIGPMLASSWERSEGGKTYRFHLREGVTFHNGDPMTSQDVLWSWQHWNDPKTQWRCLREFDGSGPIHVTSVTAPDAKTVVMQLEKPAALFLDTLARADCGSTAIISPKSVDASGKWIAPIGTGPFRFGEWKRGEYVSVMRFANYRSLPGKPDGVVGGKKAMVDEVRFITIPDSATVKAGLSSGAVDISQVSPIEAGDLKNDANVDIASAPNSQRHGILIQTDDPLLKNVKLRQAIAAAIDSQQIALGTSQGMAAPSNANLSPSSAFYGDVEKQGFKYDPTRATQLLKEAGYKGETIEIIANKRASVPSFDMAIITQAMLQAAGINAKVTTMEWATQLERYQSGRYQMMAFTYSARYNPALAFEQIVGDKKQEKRKVWGDAQAIALTEQLAGLDDKTKIQPIVDRLHTMMIEQVPVMFFYPGMDIMAHRKTIVGDKSWLAHAARLWNVGIQP is encoded by the coding sequence ATGAAAAATATATTTACCGGCGTCGCCAGTCTATTACCCCTGTTGGTCATGATGTCAGCTCAGGCTGCCAGCCCGGGGGTCATTCGTTATGCCTTAAACCAGGATATTCGGAGTTCGCAGCCGGGTGTTAATCGGGACGGTAATACCGATGATGTCATGCTACATGTGGTTGAGGGGTTAGTGGGATACAAAAATGATGGCACTATTGGCCCGATGCTGGCTTCCTCTTGGGAACGTAGTGAAGGAGGGAAAACCTACCGTTTCCATCTGCGCGAAGGTGTCACGTTCCATAATGGTGATCCGATGACATCACAGGATGTTCTTTGGAGCTGGCAGCACTGGAACGATCCGAAAACCCAATGGCGGTGTTTACGCGAATTTGATGGCAGCGGTCCGATTCATGTGACTTCAGTAACGGCTCCTGATGCTAAAACAGTAGTGATGCAACTTGAGAAACCGGCAGCGCTGTTCCTCGACACGCTTGCGCGTGCAGATTGCGGTAGCACCGCTATCATCAGCCCGAAATCTGTTGATGCTAGCGGCAAATGGATTGCCCCCATCGGCACCGGGCCATTTCGTTTTGGGGAATGGAAACGGGGGGAATATGTCTCGGTGATGCGTTTCGCCAACTACCGTTCCTTGCCGGGTAAACCTGACGGGGTTGTTGGTGGTAAAAAGGCAATGGTGGACGAAGTGCGTTTTATCACGATCCCTGATTCCGCGACGGTGAAAGCCGGGCTTAGCTCTGGCGCGGTGGATATTTCCCAAGTTAGCCCGATCGAAGCTGGCGATCTGAAAAATGATGCAAACGTCGACATTGCGTCAGCACCAAACTCGCAGCGTCACGGTATTTTGATTCAAACCGACGATCCTTTACTGAAAAACGTCAAGTTGCGTCAGGCCATTGCGGCCGCTATTGATTCTCAGCAAATTGCGTTGGGCACGAGTCAGGGGATGGCAGCCCCAAGCAATGCCAATCTGTCGCCGTCATCGGCATTTTATGGCGATGTTGAAAAACAGGGCTTTAAATACGATCCGACACGAGCAACCCAACTGCTTAAAGAAGCGGGCTATAAAGGCGAAACGATCGAGATTATTGCCAATAAACGCGCCAGCGTACCGAGTTTCGATATGGCGATTATTACCCAGGCGATGCTGCAGGCTGCGGGTATTAACGCCAAAGTCACGACGATGGAGTGGGCAACACAGCTGGAGCGCTATCAGTCCGGGCGCTACCAGATGATGGCCTTTACCTATTCGGCGCGTTATAACCCGGCGCTGGCATTTGAACAAATTGTCGGTGATAAAAAACAAGAGAAGCGGAAAGTTTGGGGTGATGCGCAGGCGATAGCCCTGACCGAGCAACTGGCCGGACTGGATGATAAGACAAAAATTCAGCCTATCGTCGATCGGTTACACACCATGATGATTGAGCAAGTGCCGGTGATGTTCTTCTATCCCGGTATGGACATCATGGCGCACCGAAAAACGATCGTCGGTGATAAAAGCTGGCTGGCACATGCGGCGCGGCTGTGGAATGTTGGCATTCAACCCTGA
- the moeB gene encoding molybdopterin-synthase adenylyltransferase MoeB — translation MLPELTDSEILRYNRQIVLRGFDFDGQETLKAARVLIVGLGGLGCAASQYLAAAGVGKLTLLDFDTVSHSNLQRQILHTDAQIGIAKVDSAQQRLAAINPLIVINAVNAQLDDDGLQQHIADCDLVLDCTDNVATREQLNRLCFANKVPLVSGAAIRMEGQISVFTWQENAPCYRCISRLFGASTLTCVEAGVMAPLVGIIGSLQAMEAIRLLAHYGHSVAGKLLLYDAMTLQFREMKIMKDPACEVCGHPHD, via the coding sequence GTGTTGCCTGAACTCACCGACAGCGAAATATTACGCTATAACCGCCAAATCGTATTACGAGGGTTTGATTTTGACGGGCAGGAAACGCTAAAGGCTGCACGCGTACTAATCGTTGGCTTGGGGGGGCTGGGCTGTGCGGCAAGCCAGTATTTAGCGGCTGCCGGCGTTGGCAAGCTTACGCTGCTCGATTTTGACACGGTATCGCACTCTAATCTTCAGCGCCAGATTCTGCATACCGATGCGCAAATTGGTATCGCGAAAGTCGATTCAGCTCAGCAACGGTTGGCGGCGATTAACCCACTGATCGTTATCAATGCCGTCAATGCTCAGCTCGATGATGACGGCCTGCAACAGCACATAGCCGACTGTGACCTGGTACTCGACTGTACCGATAACGTTGCGACGCGCGAGCAGCTAAACCGTCTGTGCTTTGCCAATAAAGTGCCGCTGGTTTCCGGCGCGGCAATCCGTATGGAGGGACAGATTAGCGTCTTCACCTGGCAGGAAAACGCCCCCTGCTATCGCTGTATCAGCCGCCTGTTCGGTGCCAGCACGCTGACCTGCGTCGAGGCGGGGGTCATGGCACCGCTGGTCGGCATAATCGGCTCTCTACAAGCCATGGAAGCGATTCGCCTGCTGGCACATTATGGTCATTCCGTTGCTGGTAAGCTGCTGTTGTATGATGCGATGACGCTACAATTTCGTGAAATGAAGATAATGAAAGATCCCGCCTGCGAAGTGTGCGGCCATCCTCATGATTAA
- a CDS encoding ABC transporter permease, with protein MKPRMALAPNAIIGIFLVGIIATAGIIGFFWTPFDPGRINILARLHPPDAQNWLGTDEYGRDVFSRLLLGASASLIISITTVAFALAVGVLLGLISGYLRGVVDRLIMMLTDTLLAFPGILLALGLLSILGNNRYGIILALGLAYTPSVVRIVRGTVLGLREADFVEASRVMGHRELFILTRHVLPNCIAPLTVLATSMLGWVLIAESALSFLGLGVPPPEPTWGNMLAASRTYLSQAPYLALLPGACISVALLGVNLVGDALRDYLDPRMH; from the coding sequence ATGAAACCTCGCATGGCGCTTGCGCCCAACGCCATTATTGGCATTTTTCTGGTCGGTATCATTGCTACCGCGGGCATTATTGGTTTCTTCTGGACACCTTTTGATCCCGGGCGAATAAATATCCTGGCGCGTTTGCATCCCCCGGATGCCCAAAATTGGTTAGGTACCGATGAATATGGACGGGATGTCTTCAGCCGTTTATTGCTGGGGGCCAGCGCCAGTTTAATTATCTCTATTACCACCGTCGCATTCGCGCTGGCAGTTGGGGTATTACTGGGGTTGATCAGCGGTTATTTACGTGGCGTGGTGGATCGGCTCATCATGATGCTCACCGACACGTTATTGGCCTTCCCTGGTATTCTGCTGGCCTTAGGGTTACTCAGTATTCTTGGCAATAACCGTTACGGGATCATTCTTGCGCTTGGGCTGGCCTATACGCCTTCGGTTGTACGCATTGTACGCGGTACGGTACTGGGACTGCGTGAAGCGGATTTTGTTGAGGCATCGCGCGTAATGGGACATCGCGAACTGTTTATCCTGACACGGCATGTATTACCCAACTGCATTGCGCCGCTGACGGTGTTGGCGACTTCTATGCTGGGCTGGGTGTTGATCGCTGAAAGCGCACTCTCATTCCTGGGACTCGGCGTGCCGCCACCTGAGCCAACGTGGGGCAATATGCTGGCTGCCAGTCGTACCTATCTGTCGCAGGCGCCTTATCTGGCCTTATTACCCGGAGCCTGTATTTCTGTCGCGCTGCTTGGCGTTAACCTTGTGGGTGACGCGTTGCGTGATTACCTCGACCCGAGGATGCATTGA
- the gsiA gene encoding glutathione ABC transporter ATP-binding protein GsiA, with product MSDSRSVGLLLPEQQVLAVRNLSVSFTHDGATTHAVRQLSLDVQRGETLAIVGESGSGKSVTSLALMRLIEQGGGTIDSGEIWLRRRNGTPLDLATLRQSQMRGIRGADMAMIFQEPMTSLNPVFTVGEQIAESIRQHQHKDHREALTEARRMLDLVRIPEAQNVLGRYPHQLSGGMRQRVMIAMALSCRPALLIADEPTTALDVTIQAQILQLIRVLQKEMEMAVIFITHDMGVVAEMADRVQVMYRGEVVETAPVETLFSHPQQEYTRALLAAVPKLGSMSGQHLPAKFPLLRANAAPEEAKPQNTVQAGAAPILQVRDLVTRFDVRSGIFNRVTRRVHAVEKVSFDLYPGETLALVGESGCGKSTTGRSLLRLVETQGGSITFNGQRIDRLKNSELSHLRRDIQFIFQDPYASLDPRLTVGFSIMEPLLVHGVMKGREAEARVAWLLERVGLLPEHAQRYPHEFSGGQRQRICIARALALNPKVVIADESVSALDVSIQAQIVNLMLDLQREFGIAFLFISHDMAVVERISHRVAVMYLGQIVEIGPRQSVFEHPQHPYTRKLMSAVPVADPQHRRRERALLVDEIPSPIRALGDEPEVAPLVEVSAGHYVARHAISGA from the coding sequence ATGAGTGACTCCCGGAGTGTCGGGCTGTTGTTGCCTGAACAGCAGGTTCTGGCGGTACGTAATCTTAGTGTGAGCTTTACACATGACGGCGCGACGACCCACGCAGTCCGCCAGCTATCGCTTGACGTGCAGCGTGGTGAAACGCTGGCGATTGTGGGGGAGTCTGGTTCGGGTAAATCAGTCACCTCGCTCGCACTGATGCGATTAATTGAGCAGGGCGGCGGCACAATTGATAGCGGTGAGATTTGGCTGCGTCGGCGTAATGGTACGCCGCTTGATCTGGCGACGCTGCGACAGTCGCAGATGCGGGGCATCCGTGGTGCCGATATGGCGATGATTTTTCAGGAACCAATGACTTCACTTAATCCGGTGTTTACCGTGGGTGAACAGATAGCTGAGTCTATCCGCCAGCATCAACACAAGGATCATCGCGAGGCCTTAACCGAGGCGCGGCGGATGTTAGATTTAGTGCGTATCCCCGAAGCGCAGAATGTGCTGGGGCGTTACCCACATCAACTTTCGGGGGGAATGCGGCAGCGTGTGATGATCGCCATGGCATTATCCTGTCGCCCTGCGCTATTAATTGCCGATGAGCCTACGACCGCGCTGGACGTGACGATTCAGGCGCAGATCTTGCAACTGATCCGTGTACTGCAGAAAGAGATGGAGATGGCCGTCATCTTCATCACCCATGATATGGGAGTGGTGGCAGAGATGGCGGATCGCGTGCAGGTAATGTATCGGGGTGAAGTGGTGGAAACTGCGCCGGTAGAAACCCTCTTCAGCCATCCGCAGCAGGAATATACCCGTGCTCTGCTCGCTGCGGTGCCTAAACTGGGCTCAATGAGCGGACAGCACTTACCCGCAAAATTCCCGTTATTAAGGGCTAATGCGGCGCCGGAAGAGGCAAAACCTCAAAATACGGTGCAAGCGGGAGCTGCACCGATCCTTCAAGTGCGCGATTTGGTCACCCGTTTTGACGTACGCAGCGGCATCTTTAATCGGGTCACACGCCGGGTACATGCGGTGGAGAAAGTGAGCTTCGATCTCTATCCCGGTGAAACACTGGCGCTGGTGGGGGAGTCAGGCTGTGGAAAGTCCACAACCGGGCGTTCGCTGTTGCGGCTGGTTGAAACGCAGGGGGGCAGCATCACCTTTAATGGTCAGCGTATTGATCGGCTGAAAAATAGCGAGTTATCGCATCTGCGTCGCGATATTCAGTTTATTTTCCAGGACCCCTATGCATCGCTCGACCCTCGACTGACCGTGGGATTCTCCATTATGGAACCCCTGCTGGTGCATGGTGTGATGAAAGGCCGTGAGGCCGAGGCGCGTGTCGCCTGGTTGCTGGAGCGGGTGGGATTGTTGCCGGAGCATGCGCAGCGCTATCCACATGAGTTCTCAGGTGGCCAACGTCAACGTATCTGTATCGCGCGCGCGCTGGCGCTGAATCCGAAAGTGGTAATTGCCGATGAGTCTGTGTCAGCGCTGGATGTTTCTATCCAGGCGCAAATTGTGAATCTGATGCTGGATTTGCAGCGTGAATTTGGCATCGCCTTTCTGTTTATTTCCCATGATATGGCGGTGGTGGAGCGTATCAGCCATCGGGTTGCTGTAATGTACCTTGGCCAAATTGTGGAAATTGGTCCGCGACAGTCGGTATTTGAGCATCCGCAGCATCCTTATACCCGTAAATTGATGTCGGCGGTGCCGGTAGCGGACCCGCAACATCGACGTCGCGAACGCGCGCTGCTGGTGGATGAAATTCCCAGTCCCATTCGCGCGTTGGGCGATGAGCCGGAAGTGGCACCGCTGGTTGAGGTCAGTGCCGGACACTATGTTGCGCGACATGCAATTAGCGGGGCTTAA
- the moeA gene encoding molybdopterin molybdotransferase MoeA has product MERFTAGLISLEEAQSKMLAEIAPIHDSEMLAITSAAGRITAEAVISPISVPPFANSAMDGYAVRSADLAAARLLSVAGKAFAGTPFVDAWPAGSCIRIMTGAAIPPGADAVVMQEETETQGECIRLTATVKTGQNIRLAGEDIQQGAVVLAAGTRLGAAELPLLASLGISHVKVLRKLRVAVFSTGDELQPVGQPLAAGQIYDTNRFAVSLMLNSLGCDVIDLGIIKDDPDALRNAFAQADDAADVVISSGGVSVGEADYTKAMLEELGQISFWKLAMKPGKPFAFGRLQTSWFCGLPGNPVSAAVTFYQLVQPLLAKLTGQQTPALPARLRARAAGLLKKAPGRLDFQRGLFSRDAEGELTVRNTGHQGSHIFSSFSQANCFIVLERERGTVQPGEWVEIEPFNALLGGQGVA; this is encoded by the coding sequence ATGGAAAGGTTTACCGCAGGGCTAATTTCTCTCGAAGAGGCACAAAGCAAGATGCTGGCGGAGATTGCACCGATTCACGATAGCGAAATGCTCGCCATCACCTCCGCTGCTGGCCGGATAACCGCCGAGGCGGTTATCTCACCGATTAGCGTTCCCCCTTTCGCCAATTCCGCCATGGATGGATATGCAGTACGCAGTGCTGATCTCGCTGCGGCTCGCTTACTGTCCGTCGCAGGCAAAGCCTTTGCCGGCACCCCTTTTGTCGACGCGTGGCCAGCCGGTAGCTGTATTCGTATTATGACCGGTGCTGCCATTCCCCCGGGAGCAGATGCGGTGGTGATGCAGGAAGAAACCGAAACACAGGGCGAGTGCATTCGTCTCACCGCAACGGTAAAAACCGGACAAAACATTCGGCTGGCGGGGGAAGATATCCAGCAAGGTGCCGTCGTGCTGGCAGCCGGAACCCGGCTAGGAGCGGCAGAATTACCGCTGCTGGCTTCCCTTGGAATTAGTCACGTCAAGGTATTGCGCAAGCTACGCGTCGCGGTGTTCTCCACCGGAGATGAATTGCAACCCGTTGGGCAACCGTTGGCTGCGGGACAAATTTACGATACCAATCGTTTTGCGGTTAGCCTAATGCTTAACTCACTGGGCTGCGACGTGATCGATCTCGGGATCATCAAAGACGATCCTGATGCGCTACGTAACGCTTTCGCTCAGGCCGATGACGCTGCCGATGTGGTCATCAGCAGCGGTGGCGTCTCCGTCGGAGAGGCGGATTACACGAAAGCGATGCTGGAAGAGCTTGGCCAAATCAGCTTCTGGAAATTAGCCATGAAGCCCGGCAAACCTTTCGCCTTTGGCCGTCTGCAAACAAGTTGGTTTTGCGGCTTACCCGGTAACCCCGTCTCGGCTGCGGTCACTTTTTATCAGTTAGTGCAGCCACTGCTGGCGAAATTAACCGGCCAGCAGACGCCCGCACTGCCCGCTCGTCTGCGTGCACGGGCCGCTGGCTTGCTAAAAAAAGCGCCGGGGCGCCTCGATTTCCAGCGAGGACTCTTCAGCCGCGATGCCGAAGGGGAATTGACGGTACGCAATACCGGGCATCAGGGTTCTCACATTTTTAGTTCCTTTAGCCAGGCAAACTGTTTTATCGTGCTGGAACGCGAGCGTGGCACAGTGCAGCCCGGTGAATGGGTTGAAATAGAGCCGTTTAACGCACTGCTGGGAGGCCAGGGTGTTGCCTGA
- a CDS encoding dipeptide ABC transporter ATP-binding protein, producing the protein MNIQAKNLLEVRNLQVSVSDRPVVKGISFSLAEREVLAVVGESGSGKTLAMRSLIGLLPSNISWRADGMQFDGHDMQHLSVEQLREVRGAGIGMVFQEPMTSLNPAMSIGRQLDEGLALHTSLTAQQRKAKIIAMLERVGLADAESLLSRFPHEFSGGMRQRVMIASVMLLEPKLIIADEPTTALDVLVQHEVMELMLALTAEKGSAVILISHDLSMVANYASRIMVMEQGELVEQNESHALLANPQHGYTRRLLDALPVRKAPPDRHALFAAKPVIAMKDIVIEYPGRKAWFKSSTATRAVNGVSFTVRTGETVALVGASGSGKTTVGKLIAGMLNASGGSLAFMGQPLENASKAQRHAWRMACQMIQQDPYSSLNPRMKIAQVLEEPLLLLPELNKRARQQRIKEVLEEVGLDGMFLARYPHQLSGGQRQRVAIARAIIRRPAFIIADEPTSALDMTVQKQIIVLLRTLQQRYGFACLFITHDLGAVEQVADRIMVMEKGVLVESGWSDEVLDQPQHEYTRRLLSCLPMLKPLASGGYQLKQKSA; encoded by the coding sequence ATGAATATACAGGCAAAAAATCTGCTGGAAGTGCGTAATCTGCAGGTCAGCGTCAGCGATCGCCCGGTAGTAAAAGGGATCTCATTTTCACTGGCTGAACGCGAGGTACTGGCAGTGGTTGGCGAGTCTGGCAGTGGTAAAACGCTGGCTATGCGCTCACTGATTGGGCTGCTACCGTCAAATATCAGCTGGCGTGCCGACGGGATGCAATTTGACGGACATGATATGCAGCATCTGAGTGTAGAGCAGTTGCGCGAGGTTCGTGGTGCGGGGATTGGTATGGTGTTCCAGGAGCCGATGACCTCACTTAATCCGGCGATGAGCATTGGTCGCCAACTGGATGAGGGGCTGGCGTTGCATACGTCTTTAACTGCCCAACAGCGCAAGGCGAAAATTATTGCGATGCTGGAGCGGGTAGGATTAGCTGACGCCGAATCGCTGCTGTCACGCTTCCCGCACGAGTTCTCCGGTGGCATGCGCCAGCGGGTGATGATTGCTTCGGTGATGTTGTTAGAGCCGAAATTAATTATTGCGGATGAGCCGACCACTGCGCTGGATGTACTGGTGCAGCATGAGGTGATGGAACTGATGCTGGCGTTGACGGCTGAAAAGGGTAGCGCTGTGATTTTGATCAGCCACGATCTGTCGATGGTGGCTAATTATGCGTCGCGCATTATGGTGATGGAGCAGGGGGAACTGGTGGAACAAAACGAGAGTCATGCTTTGCTCGCCAATCCACAGCATGGCTATACGCGTCGGCTGCTGGATGCATTACCCGTGCGAAAAGCGCCTCCTGACCGCCATGCGCTTTTCGCGGCTAAACCGGTTATTGCAATGAAAGATATTGTGATTGAGTACCCGGGCCGTAAAGCCTGGTTTAAATCCAGCACGGCCACCCGCGCCGTCAATGGCGTGAGTTTTACCGTGCGGACCGGGGAAACGGTGGCGCTGGTTGGAGCCAGTGGTTCAGGCAAAACTACCGTGGGGAAACTGATCGCCGGCATGCTGAACGCCAGCGGCGGATCGCTGGCATTTATGGGGCAACCACTGGAAAATGCAAGTAAAGCACAGCGGCATGCATGGCGTATGGCATGCCAGATGATCCAGCAGGATCCCTATTCATCGCTTAATCCACGCATGAAAATAGCCCAGGTATTGGAGGAGCCGCTGCTGCTGCTGCCTGAGCTAAATAAGCGTGCACGGCAGCAGCGAATTAAAGAGGTTCTCGAGGAGGTCGGCCTTGATGGTATGTTCCTGGCCCGTTACCCGCATCAGCTTTCCGGTGGGCAGCGTCAGCGTGTGGCGATTGCACGGGCCATTATCCGGCGACCAGCCTTTATCATTGCCGATGAGCCCACTTCCGCGCTCGATATGACGGTGCAAAAGCAGATTATTGTCCTGCTGCGAACATTGCAGCAACGTTATGGTTTTGCCTGTCTGTTTATTACCCACGATCTTGGCGCTGTCGAGCAGGTTGCCGACCGCATTATGGTGATGGAAAAGGGGGTTTTAGTAGAAAGTGGCTGGAGTGACGAGGTGCTGGACCAGCCACAGCATGAGTATACCCGTCGGCTGCTTTCGTGCTTACCCATGCTAAAACCGCTGGCCAGCGGGGGTTACCAACTGAAACAGAAAAGCGCCTGA
- a CDS encoding ABC transporter permease, translating to MLQFLIKRLLAAIPTLFLVTVLVFLLTRLVPGDPALLMLGDLATESSLADLRHSMGLDKTLPEQFIIWFSHIIQGDFGQSIQSGQQVLPLIFQRFGVTLSVVLAAIAVASLLAVPVGMLAAWKQNSKLDVGLVMFSTFLLSIPSFWMGLLILLTLGLQLGWLPVVGYVSVGTDLQQGLLYLLMPVLTLILVEVGALVRMMRASTLEVLRLDYVSHARAKGLRERTVLSRHVFPNAFGPTWTLIGITLGNLLSGVAVTETVFSLPGLGRLLVDSIYARDYPVIQGCMLFIAGIYVLTNLVIDALYPLFNPRIVAS from the coding sequence ATGTTGCAATTTTTAATAAAACGTCTGCTGGCCGCCATTCCCACGCTGTTTCTGGTGACGGTACTGGTTTTTCTGTTAACGCGTTTAGTTCCGGGCGATCCGGCCCTGCTTATGCTTGGCGATCTCGCAACCGAATCCAGTCTGGCGGATTTGCGCCATAGTATGGGGCTGGATAAAACGCTGCCTGAACAATTTATCATCTGGTTCAGCCATATCATCCAGGGCGACTTTGGCCAATCCATCCAAAGTGGGCAACAGGTGCTACCGCTGATCTTCCAACGTTTTGGCGTCACGCTAAGTGTGGTGCTGGCGGCGATAGCGGTTGCTTCTTTGCTGGCGGTACCGGTGGGGATGCTGGCCGCCTGGAAGCAAAACAGCAAGCTGGATGTTGGATTGGTCATGTTCTCGACTTTTCTGTTGTCGATCCCCAGTTTCTGGATGGGATTGTTGATTCTACTGACGCTGGGATTGCAGCTTGGCTGGTTACCGGTGGTGGGTTATGTCTCTGTCGGCACCGATCTGCAGCAGGGATTGCTCTATCTACTGATGCCGGTGCTGACATTGATTTTAGTGGAGGTTGGTGCACTGGTGCGCATGATGCGTGCCAGTACGCTGGAAGTACTCCGTCTGGACTATGTTTCTCATGCCAGAGCGAAAGGCCTTCGTGAACGTACCGTACTTTCACGGCATGTTTTCCCTAACGCATTTGGCCCCACCTGGACGCTAATCGGTATCACGCTCGGTAATTTGTTAAGTGGGGTCGCGGTAACTGAAACGGTGTTCAGCCTGCCGGGGTTGGGACGGCTACTGGTTGATTCTATCTATGCACGTGATTATCCGGTAATTCAGGGGTGTATGCTGTTTATTGCCGGAATCTATGTGCTGACGAATCTGGTGATCGATGCGCTTTACCCACTCTTTAATCCGAGGATTGTCGCCTCATGA
- a CDS encoding isoaspartyl peptidase/L-asparaginase, which yields MGRAVIAIHGGAGAITRAAMSAESEQQYIQALSGIVASGQAILAAGGSALDAVTEAVRQLEECPLFNAGKGAVFTHQGTHELDACVMDGRSLDAGAVAGVSRIRNPILAARAVLENSPHVMLIGEGAEAFAIQQGAEQVRADFFSTPARWQQLQRALQTQQTVLDHDDPQAKPREPIDPDSKLGTVGAVACDLLGNLAAATSTGGMTNKQAGRVGDSPLPGAGCYANNANVAVSCTGTGEVFMRTLAAYDIAALIEYAGLSLKEACDRVVLNKIPALGGSGGIIAVDREGNVALPFNSEGMYRGYGYVGDDAVVGIYRDI from the coding sequence ATGGGGAGAGCAGTGATCGCCATTCACGGCGGAGCAGGCGCGATTACGCGTGCGGCGATGAGTGCTGAGTCAGAACAGCAGTACATTCAGGCACTTTCAGGCATCGTTGCCAGCGGGCAGGCTATTCTTGCTGCTGGCGGTAGCGCGTTGGATGCGGTAACAGAAGCCGTACGTCAGCTCGAAGAATGCCCACTATTTAATGCGGGAAAAGGTGCGGTTTTTACCCATCAGGGCACCCATGAACTGGATGCCTGTGTGATGGATGGCCGTTCGCTCGATGCGGGGGCTGTCGCGGGTGTTTCCCGTATTCGTAATCCTATTCTTGCGGCGCGCGCAGTACTGGAAAACAGCCCACACGTGATGCTGATTGGTGAAGGGGCGGAAGCCTTTGCTATCCAGCAGGGGGCGGAACAAGTCAGGGCAGATTTTTTCTCAACGCCTGCGCGCTGGCAGCAGTTACAGAGAGCATTGCAGACGCAGCAGACCGTACTGGATCATGATGATCCACAGGCTAAGCCCCGTGAGCCCATCGATCCTGATAGTAAATTAGGCACCGTTGGTGCTGTCGCTTGCGATTTACTGGGCAACCTGGCGGCCGCCACGTCAACCGGTGGGATGACCAACAAGCAGGCCGGACGCGTGGGAGATTCGCCACTACCCGGTGCGGGATGCTATGCCAATAATGCCAATGTTGCTGTCTCTTGCACCGGCACGGGTGAAGTGTTTATGCGCACACTGGCGGCCTATGATATTGCGGCTTTGATTGAGTACGCAGGGCTGTCGCTTAAAGAGGCCTGCGATCGTGTGGTGTTGAACAAAATCCCGGCCTTAGGCGGGAGTGGTGGCATTATCGCCGTCGATCGCGAGGGTAACGTCGCTTTACCGTTCAACAGCGAGGGGATGTACCGTGGTTATGGTTACGTTGGTGACGATGCCGTTGTCGGCATCTATCGCGACATATAA